A single window of Taeniopygia guttata chromosome 1, bTaeGut7.mat, whole genome shotgun sequence DNA harbors:
- the NHLRC3 gene encoding NHL repeat-containing protein 3, with the protein MAGTLLALLALLGASQVLKAECFSPWKGEQQMYKLDIGWPKTPEHFTGQTFCVAVDSLHGLVYVGQRGDNVPKVLVFSEEGYFLHSWNDTVEMPHGIFVWNTAIGSSVWITDVGTGKYGHTVKQYSPLGKLMQVLGTPGNAGSSLIPLQFDQPADIFVEETGEIYVVDGDGGMNNRLLKLTNDYKELWLTGTNGSGIGQFRIPHSVTLDAFGRVWVADRDNKRIQVFDKVTGEWLGSWSGCFSEDGPYSVRFTADYKYLIVAQLNINRLAILAAPPVGSIGDCAIVHSVQLADETKPHLVDVDMRSGAVYVAEIGAQQVQRYVPLS; encoded by the exons ATGGCTGGGACGCTGCTagccctgctggccctgctcgGCGCCTCCCAG GTTTTAAAAGCAGAATGCTTCTCTCCTTGGAAGGGAGAGCAACAGATGTACAAGCTAGACATAGGCTGGCCTAAAACTCCAGAACACTTCACTGGCCAAACATTTTGTGTTGCTGTTGACTCTCTCCACGGTCTGGTCTATGTAGGACAA cGGGGAGACAATGTGCCAAAGGTACTTGTATTCTCAGAAGAAGGTTATTTTCTTCACTCCTGGAATGATACAGTTGAAATGCCTCATGGTATCTTTGTATGGAATACTGCAATAGGAAGTTCAGTATGGATTACAGATGTTGGAACAG GGAAATATGGACACACAGTGAAACAGTATAGCCCTCTGGGTAAACTTATGCAGGTCTTGGGCACACCTGGTAATGCTGGTTCAAGTTTGATTCCCCTGCAATTTGATCAACCAGCAGATATCTTTGTGGAGGAAACTGGAGAAATCTATGTTGTTGATGGAGACGGAGGAATGAACAACAGATTGCTCAAACTAACAAATG ACTACAAAGAGCTATGGCTGACTGGAACAAATGGGAGCGGCATTGGTCAGTTCAGGATTCCTCACAGTGTAACACTGGATGCTTTTGGACGG gtATGGGTTGCAGATAGAGACAACAAGAGAATCCAAGTTTTTGATAAAGTCACGGGAGAGTGGCTTGGGTCTTGGAGCGGCTGTTTTTCAGAAGATGGACCTTATTCAGTCAG GTTTACTGCTGATTACAAATACCTGATTGTAGCTCAGCTGAATATCAACCGGTTGGCAATCTTGGCAGCACCTCCAGTTGGCTCCATTGGGGACTGTGCCATAGTCCACAGTGTCCAGCTGGCTGATGAAACCAAACCACACCTTGTGGATGTAGACATGAGGAGTGGAGCAGTTTATGTTGCAGAGATTGGAGCCCAACAAGTACAAAGATATGTACCCTTAAGCTGA